Genomic segment of Cytobacillus suaedae:
GCTGAATCGCATTTCTTCGCAGATCTTATAGCCTGTATAGATGGATATGATGATTTTTATGAAGCACTTGGTCCAATTTTTAATCATCCTCAGGCAAGAAAATATGTTAATCAATTAACCGATGATGAGAAACAGGAAATCATAAAGGAAGCAGAAGCTCTGCTATTAAATGGAATGATTAAGGAGTAATAGAAAAAAGAAAGGAGGTAAATCGTGAGAATAATTGACCTTCAAATTTATGGATATGGGAAATTAGAAAACAAAGAATATGGAAATCTCTCTCATGGTATTCAACTATTTTATGGGAAGAATGAAGCTGGAAAGTCGACATTAATGTCATTTATCCATAGTATTTTATTCGGTTTCCCTACCAAACAGCAGCAAGACCTTCGTTATGAACCTAAATCAGGTACAAGGTATGGTGGGAAAATAACCTTACAAACAAAAGAATATGGAGCAATTGTCATCGAGCGCTTGCCAGGTAAGGCGAGTGGTAATGTGACAGTTTATATGCCAGATGGCACCACAATGGGAGAGGATCTACTCAAAGAATTATTCCAAGGAATGGATAAATCCTTTTACCAGGGTGTGTATTCCTATAATCTTCAGGGCCTTCAGGGCGTTCAACAGATGAATGCTGAGAAGCTAGGAAATTATTTGTTTTCTGCCGGTGTAGTTGGTACCGATGCTCTGGTTAAAGTGAATGACCGTATCACGAAAGAGCTAGAATCACTTTTTAAGCCTAGTGGACGTAAACCGATCATTAATCAACAATTAATAGATTTAAAAGAAAAACACCAACTCTTCGTACAAGCACAAGAAAAGAATTATACCTATAAAAAACTGCTTGAAGATAAAGAAGACCTGCAGCAGAAATTACAGGATATAGAACGTGAAGTAAGTAAAATAACAAATGAATGTAGACAACTTGAACATTTACTTTCAATAAACGATTTACTTATTGAACGCCAAACCATTCAGACAAAGCTTAGCTCTTTACCGACTTCTGAGCCTTTCCCTGTTGACGGGCTTAAAAGACTGGAACACTTACAGTCACAGCTCCTCCCTTATAAGGCACAGCTATCTAGCCTTTCCCAAAAAAAGATGAAATTGGAGAATGACATAGAGAATTGTATAGTAAACGAAGAGCTATTAAATAGAGGACCTGCCATACGAGAAGTTGGAGACAATGTTCGATTATATGAACAATTACAGGTAGAGATTTCTGAACATACAAGAGAGATTGCTCACCTTAATGAATTCATATCATCCACAATGGAACAAGTAGGGTGGACGAACTTAGAGGAAGAAATCCTTCATTTGGACACTAGTATTTCAAAAAAAGAAGAGATCAAAACGGTAGTTAATGAATTCGATGTAATAAAACAGCAAAAGCAATTTCTAGACGACCAGTTTTCTCGGTCTAAAATGCTACTAGAAGCAAGTGAAGAGAAGATACATGATTTACAAAAACAATTACTATCTATAGAAGCGAGAAAGAACTATGAGGAAATCTTACATGCTAGCTCTACTAGCAATGAGAACCTGATTGAAAGAAGTAAAGTGATTGATTTACTATCTACTACTGAAGACAAAATTAAAAGATATAGCAGTCAAGAGAAAACAAGAATAAAGAATACGAAAGTTCTATTCAGTAGTTTTTGCCTAGTACTAACTGCATTACTTATTTGGCTAATTTTAAATAATCAATGGATAGTAGTAGGAGCAGTATTAGTCGTTAGTGTTTTAACTTTCGTTTTTATGAAAAATACAATCATGCAAGGTACAAGTCATATTTTAAAAGACCTTAAACATGATAAAAGTCAGCTAGAACAAAAGCTCGGTAAACTTAATGAGAATATCTCAGCAGGAGATAAGGGTTCAAAAGAGATAGAAGAAGCTCAAGAACGTTTAATAAAGGACCGCGAACTCAATCGTTTACTGGATATTGAAACGATTACTTTATCACAAAATGAGCGTCAATATGAAAAGGTACTGTCCGAGTATGATACGTGGGAAAATCGAAGATTTAGTAACCATGAACGAGTAGCAGAAATAATTAAGGAATTACATTTATCAGAAACCCTATCAGGTGGTAAGCTCTTTGATAGTTATATCCTGTTAGAGGAGCTAAAGACCACTTTCCGTAAAAAGAAAAAACATACTGAACAATTAGAAGCTGCTAGAACTAAAGCTTTACAATTTGAGCAAAAAGTAAAGGTGTTATGTGAACAGGCAAACAGTCATGAGATTGTCAGTACTGTCTATACTTTACTAACTAGACTTGAGTCAGAAAAAGAAAAAAAAGGTGAGTTGCTTCATTTAACAGGTAAGCTTGAGGATATTATTGAACAGACAACGCAGCTTCAACTCGAAATTAACTACTTAGAACAAGAGTGTACACAGTTGTATGAGATGGCAGAGGTTTCAAATGAAGAAGAATATCGTAGCAAAGGTAAGATATTTGAACAAAAAGCTCACCTTAATGGTAGACTTGAATTACTTGAAAGTCAGGTAGGATCCTATTTACATCTTATTGATGAAGGATACCTCGAAGACGAAACACGTGTTCAACTTAATTCTCTAAAAGAATCTATAGAGAATCTAAAATTAAATGAAAAGAATTTCCGCCATCGTCTATCAGAGATTTCTATCAGAATCGAAGATCTTGAAGAAGGTGGAACCTATGCAGAAATTTTTCACACCTACGAACAAAGTAAGTCTTTCTTTCAACAAGAAGTAAAAAAATGGGCAGTTCATTCTGTGGCTAAAGATATTCTTGGGAAATCAATTGAACGATATCGAGCGCTTCGATTACCAAGGTTATTAAGTGATGCAGAAGAATATTTTCGCTTCTT
This window contains:
- a CDS encoding AAA family ATPase gives rise to the protein MRIIDLQIYGYGKLENKEYGNLSHGIQLFYGKNEAGKSTLMSFIHSILFGFPTKQQQDLRYEPKSGTRYGGKITLQTKEYGAIVIERLPGKASGNVTVYMPDGTTMGEDLLKELFQGMDKSFYQGVYSYNLQGLQGVQQMNAEKLGNYLFSAGVVGTDALVKVNDRITKELESLFKPSGRKPIINQQLIDLKEKHQLFVQAQEKNYTYKKLLEDKEDLQQKLQDIEREVSKITNECRQLEHLLSINDLLIERQTIQTKLSSLPTSEPFPVDGLKRLEHLQSQLLPYKAQLSSLSQKKMKLENDIENCIVNEELLNRGPAIREVGDNVRLYEQLQVEISEHTREIAHLNEFISSTMEQVGWTNLEEEILHLDTSISKKEEIKTVVNEFDVIKQQKQFLDDQFSRSKMLLEASEEKIHDLQKQLLSIEARKNYEEILHASSTSNENLIERSKVIDLLSTTEDKIKRYSSQEKTRIKNTKVLFSSFCLVLTALLIWLILNNQWIVVGAVLVVSVLTFVFMKNTIMQGTSHILKDLKHDKSQLEQKLGKLNENISAGDKGSKEIEEAQERLIKDRELNRLLDIETITLSQNERQYEKVLSEYDTWENRRFSNHERVAEIIKELHLSETLSGGKLFDSYILLEELKTTFRKKKKHTEQLEAARTKALQFEQKVKVLCEQANSHEIVSTVYTLLTRLESEKEKKGELLHLTGKLEDIIEQTTQLQLEINYLEQECTQLYEMAEVSNEEEYRSKGKIFEQKAHLNGRLELLESQVGSYLHLIDEGYLEDETRVQLNSLKESIENLKLNEKNFRHRLSEISIRIEDLEEGGTYAEIFHTYEQSKSFFQQEVKKWAVHSVAKDILGKSIERYRALRLPRLLSDAEEYFRFLTDEAYIHIYSPDDVSGFIVERKDGVRFSPSELSQATAEQLYLSLRIALGKTMHPMTAYPFIVDDSFVNFDQHRTEKIISLLQTLSANHQILLFTCHKHIVDHFQTEDVVYL